One Streptomyces sp. P9-A2 DNA window includes the following coding sequences:
- a CDS encoding ABC transporter permease, which yields MKSPGTRGHQAPPAPARSDPGPDDAPAPSRPGRAGRRPPLFLLALASAAAALALLPLVYLVVRAVERGPEYAWNVVATDRTLELLARSVGLAAVVVTACLVLGISLAWLTVRTALPGRRAWSVLATLPLAVPSYVAAFAWISARPDLAGFSGAAFALTLVSYPYVYLPVAAALRGIDPAQEEAARALGHGPWSTFRRVTLPQLRPAAAGGGLLVALYVLSDFGAVSIMRYETFTRAIHTSYKASFDRTPAAALSVVLVLMTVLLVAAEARTRGRAGHARTGGGTARPASPAPLGRLKWPALGWCSAVAAAGVAFPAGTLGYWLAVGNSRTWDPRGLLETGGITLLVAALGAALTTCLALPVGVLAARHRGRAAHLLEQAAYAGHAVPGITVGLAMVFLAVRFAYPLYQELPLLVTAYAVLFLPIAVGATRAAVLQSPPVLEDVARSLGRGPLGVLREVTVPLAAPGIAAGAALTFVVCMKELPATLLLRPTGMDTLATRLWTETGTGSYAAAAPYAAVLILIAAVPSYLLGRHRT from the coding sequence ATGAAGAGTCCGGGTACCCGAGGCCACCAGGCCCCGCCGGCGCCCGCCCGTTCCGACCCGGGCCCGGACGACGCCCCCGCACCGTCCAGGCCCGGGCGTGCCGGGCGCAGACCGCCGCTCTTCCTCCTGGCCCTGGCTTCGGCAGCCGCAGCCCTGGCCCTCCTCCCGCTGGTCTACCTGGTCGTACGGGCCGTGGAGCGAGGTCCCGAGTACGCGTGGAACGTCGTCGCGACCGACCGCACGCTGGAACTGCTCGCCCGGAGCGTCGGTCTGGCCGCCGTGGTGGTGACCGCCTGCCTCGTCCTGGGCATCTCCCTCGCCTGGCTGACAGTCCGCACCGCGCTGCCCGGCCGGCGCGCGTGGTCGGTGCTCGCCACGCTACCGCTCGCCGTGCCCAGCTATGTCGCGGCCTTCGCCTGGATCTCGGCGCGCCCCGATCTCGCCGGATTCAGCGGTGCCGCCTTCGCGCTCACCCTGGTCAGCTACCCGTACGTGTATCTGCCGGTGGCCGCCGCGCTGCGCGGTATCGACCCCGCACAGGAGGAAGCGGCGCGCGCCTTGGGCCACGGGCCCTGGAGCACGTTCCGCCGGGTCACCCTGCCGCAGCTCCGCCCGGCCGCGGCCGGTGGCGGGCTGCTCGTGGCGCTGTACGTCCTCTCCGATTTCGGGGCAGTGTCGATCATGCGCTACGAGACCTTCACCCGGGCCATCCACACGTCGTACAAGGCGAGTTTCGACCGTACGCCCGCAGCCGCCCTCAGCGTGGTGCTGGTCCTGATGACAGTGCTGCTGGTCGCCGCCGAGGCGCGCACCCGCGGCCGTGCGGGCCATGCCCGGACCGGCGGTGGCACGGCCAGGCCCGCGTCCCCGGCCCCGCTCGGCCGACTGAAGTGGCCCGCACTCGGCTGGTGCTCGGCCGTCGCCGCGGCCGGGGTCGCCTTCCCGGCCGGGACCCTCGGGTACTGGCTGGCGGTCGGCAACTCCCGTACCTGGGATCCGCGGGGGCTGCTGGAGACCGGGGGGATCACGCTGCTCGTGGCGGCCCTCGGCGCCGCGCTCACCACGTGTCTGGCGCTTCCCGTCGGCGTGCTCGCCGCCCGCCATCGGGGCCGCGCCGCGCATCTGCTGGAGCAGGCCGCGTACGCGGGTCATGCCGTGCCCGGGATTACCGTGGGCCTTGCGATGGTCTTCCTCGCGGTGCGGTTCGCCTATCCGCTGTACCAGGAGCTGCCCCTGCTCGTCACCGCCTACGCGGTGCTGTTCCTACCGATCGCCGTGGGCGCCACCCGGGCAGCGGTCCTTCAGTCACCGCCCGTGCTGGAGGACGTCGCGCGTTCTCTCGGACGAGGGCCTCTGGGCGTCCTGCGTGAGGTCACGGTTCCGCTCGCCGCTCCCGGTATCGCCGCGGGCGCCGCCCTGACCTTCGTGGTCTGCATGAAGGAACTCCCGGCGACCCTGCTGCTTCGGCCCACCGGTATGGACACCCTCGCGACCCGTCTGTGGACCGAGACCGGAACCGGCTCGTACGCCGCCGCCGCTCCGTACGCGGCCGTCCTCATCCTGATCGCGGCCGTTCCCTCGTACCTCCTCGGAAGGCACCGCACATGA
- a CDS encoding ABC transporter ATP-binding protein: MTDLRITGLTKSYGPGAPVLNGVDLSVPAGRLAAVLGPSGCGKTTMLRIVAGFLRADAGTVEIGGRIVTGPGTHLSPERRRIGIVPQEGALFPHLSVARNVAFGLAGSSPAERRRRTGDMLDLVGLHGYGDRMPHELSGGQQQRVSLARALAPEPAIVLLDEPFNALDSGLRTGVRADVRAALRSTGATGVLITHDQQEALSTADLVAVVRAGRVVQCGTPQDVYRRPDDPWVAAFVGGVVMLPGTGRGTTADTALGRIPLETPVDGAAGTVVLRPEQLTLGAPSGQAPHGTVADVSFHGPDTLVTVAVTGLDSPVHVRVSGPVAHRPGDPVSPAVTGTATLHLPRRDGNGCVAGGDGPAATA; encoded by the coding sequence ATGACCGACCTGCGGATCACCGGGCTCACCAAGTCCTACGGTCCCGGCGCCCCCGTCCTGAACGGGGTCGACCTCTCCGTCCCCGCGGGGCGGCTGGCCGCCGTCCTCGGGCCTTCGGGCTGCGGCAAGACGACCATGCTGCGCATCGTGGCAGGCTTTCTGCGGGCGGACGCGGGGACGGTCGAGATCGGCGGGCGGATCGTCACCGGACCCGGCACCCACCTGTCCCCGGAACGACGGCGTATCGGCATCGTGCCGCAGGAGGGTGCCTTGTTCCCGCACCTGAGCGTGGCGCGCAATGTCGCGTTCGGGCTGGCGGGCTCCTCCCCGGCCGAACGCCGTCGGCGCACCGGGGACATGCTCGATCTCGTCGGCCTGCACGGCTACGGGGACCGGATGCCCCACGAACTGTCCGGCGGCCAGCAGCAACGCGTCTCGCTGGCGCGGGCGCTCGCCCCGGAACCCGCGATCGTCCTGCTCGACGAACCGTTCAACGCGCTCGACAGCGGACTGCGAACAGGTGTACGGGCTGATGTACGCGCGGCGCTCAGGTCCACCGGGGCGACGGGCGTCCTCATCACCCACGACCAGCAGGAGGCACTCTCCACAGCAGACCTCGTGGCGGTCGTCAGGGCGGGCAGAGTGGTCCAGTGCGGAACTCCGCAGGACGTCTACCGCAGGCCGGACGACCCCTGGGTGGCTGCTTTCGTCGGTGGCGTCGTCATGCTTCCGGGCACCGGCAGGGGCACGACCGCGGACACCGCCCTGGGCCGCATCCCGTTGGAGACCCCGGTGGACGGCGCTGCCGGAACGGTTGTGCTGCGCCCCGAACAGCTCACCCTCGGTGCACCGTCCGGCCAGGCTCCCCACGGCACGGTGGCGGACGTCTCCTTCCACGGACCGGACACCCTGGTGACGGTGGCGGTGACCGGACTGGACTCACCGGTGCACGTCCGTGTTTCCGGGCCGGTCGCTCACCGGCCCGGCGATCCGGTGAGCCCGGCCGTCACCGGCACGGCGACCCTCCACCTCCCCCGGCGGGACGGCAACGGGTGCGTGGCGGGCGGGGACGGCCCCGCGGCAACCGCCTGA
- a CDS encoding iron ABC transporter substrate-binding protein, translating to MRRSSSRTIGALAASALLVPLMAACGSDGREAGSGTEAGGKNEGGTLVIYSGRSEELVAPLIEKLEKATGAKAEVRYGDSAELAAQLLEEGDRTDADLFFSQDAGALGALGKEGRLAALPQKSLDTVDKAFRAENGNWVGVSGRVRVIAYHSDKVAEAPDSVHELTRPEWKGKVGYAPTNASFQAFVTGMRVLEGDDATRKWLKDFQANDPQVYEKNGAVLDAVDDGKAELGLINHYYWYEKAAEEGADKLKAKLHFPTKGDPGALVNVAGVGVVKGSDQSAAAQKAVDFFLAKEAQTYFAGETHEYPLAAGVTSQDDLPPLESIDAPEIDLSRLESLQVTLEMLQEAGMV from the coding sequence ATGAGACGTTCCTCCTCCCGCACGATTGGGGCCCTCGCCGCCTCAGCCCTGCTGGTCCCCCTGATGGCCGCCTGCGGTTCGGACGGCAGGGAAGCCGGCTCCGGTACCGAGGCCGGGGGGAAGAACGAGGGAGGGACGCTTGTCATCTACTCCGGCCGCAGTGAGGAACTCGTCGCGCCGCTCATCGAGAAGCTGGAGAAGGCCACCGGCGCCAAGGCCGAGGTGCGTTACGGGGACAGTGCCGAACTCGCCGCCCAGCTTCTCGAAGAGGGTGACAGGACCGACGCGGACCTCTTCTTCTCGCAGGACGCCGGCGCGCTCGGCGCCCTGGGCAAGGAGGGCCGCCTCGCGGCGCTGCCGCAGAAGTCCCTCGACACCGTCGACAAGGCGTTCCGCGCGGAGAACGGTAACTGGGTCGGTGTGTCGGGGCGGGTCCGCGTCATCGCCTACCACAGCGACAAGGTCGCCGAGGCACCGGACAGTGTGCACGAACTGACCAGGCCGGAATGGAAGGGGAAGGTCGGCTACGCGCCCACCAACGCCTCGTTCCAGGCGTTCGTGACCGGTATGCGGGTCCTCGAGGGCGACGACGCCACGCGCAAGTGGCTGAAGGACTTCCAGGCCAACGACCCTCAGGTGTACGAGAAGAACGGCGCGGTCCTCGACGCCGTCGACGACGGCAAGGCCGAACTCGGCCTGATCAATCACTACTACTGGTACGAGAAGGCCGCAGAGGAGGGCGCGGACAAGCTCAAGGCCAAGCTGCACTTCCCCACGAAGGGCGACCCGGGCGCGCTCGTCAACGTCGCGGGCGTCGGGGTCGTCAAGGGCAGCGACCAGAGCGCCGCGGCGCAGAAGGCCGTCGACTTCTTCCTGGCGAAGGAGGCGCAGACCTACTTCGCCGGCGAGACCCACGAGTACCCGCTGGCCGCCGGAGTCACCAGCCAGGACGACCTTCCGCCGCTCGAGTCCATCGACGCGCCGGAGATCGACCTGAGCCGGCTGGAGTCCCTTCAAGTGACGCTGGAGATGCTCCAGGAAGCCGGGATGGTCTGA
- a CDS encoding YihY/virulence factor BrkB family protein, with protein MQPASESPDAPSGRLHRARALYRNVSKRRTAWLLLKDTVNSCMEYRILGLAAEAAFFTLLSVPPLLLSMIGLLGYVDIWIGAETTQSLRTNIIEASRTVLSDQGVSQIAEPILNDVMKGGRPDVISLGFFFAVWSGSRAVDVFIDTITVMYGLDGMRGIVKTRLLAFLLFIVALLVGSVALPLMVAGPDAVVSVVPWSTTLVQILYWPVVILLSVAFLTTLYHVSVPVRSPWVEDVPGALVALAMWVFGSFLLRIYLTSVIEGPTIYGSLAAPVAVLLWIGVSAFAVLVGAAVNAAIDRVWPAAATAAAREANERVRQAQVAEYVARTAPLDDDEADPDMPAEFPERWSRFLPPEDVTARLRTHAKNSHHHPRHGEGSEDEEK; from the coding sequence GTGCAGCCAGCAAGCGAATCTCCCGACGCGCCCTCCGGTCGACTTCACCGGGCCCGAGCCCTGTACCGCAATGTCTCCAAACGCAGGACCGCCTGGCTGCTGCTCAAGGACACCGTCAACTCCTGCATGGAGTACCGGATCCTGGGCCTGGCCGCGGAGGCGGCCTTCTTCACCCTGCTGTCGGTGCCCCCGCTGCTGCTCAGCATGATCGGCCTGCTCGGCTACGTCGACATCTGGATCGGCGCCGAGACCACCCAGAGCCTGCGCACCAACATCATCGAGGCCTCCCGCACGGTGCTGTCCGACCAGGGCGTGAGCCAGATCGCGGAGCCGATCCTGAACGATGTGATGAAGGGCGGCCGGCCCGACGTCATCTCCCTCGGCTTCTTCTTCGCCGTGTGGTCGGGCTCCCGCGCGGTGGACGTCTTCATCGACACCATCACCGTCATGTACGGCCTCGACGGTATGCGCGGCATCGTCAAGACCCGGCTGCTGGCTTTCCTGCTGTTCATCGTGGCCCTGCTGGTCGGCTCGGTCGCGCTGCCCCTCATGGTGGCCGGCCCCGACGCCGTGGTCAGTGTCGTCCCCTGGTCGACGACGCTCGTGCAGATCCTCTACTGGCCCGTGGTCATCCTGCTGTCGGTGGCCTTCCTGACCACGCTCTACCATGTCTCCGTGCCCGTGCGGTCCCCGTGGGTCGAGGATGTGCCCGGCGCGCTGGTCGCCCTCGCCATGTGGGTGTTCGGCAGCTTCCTGCTGCGGATCTACCTGACCAGCGTCATCGAGGGCCCCACCATCTACGGCTCCCTGGCCGCCCCCGTCGCCGTACTGCTGTGGATCGGCGTGTCCGCCTTCGCCGTGCTCGTCGGGGCCGCGGTCAACGCCGCGATCGACCGGGTCTGGCCGGCCGCGGCGACCGCCGCCGCCCGCGAGGCGAACGAACGGGTCCGGCAGGCACAGGTCGCCGAGTACGTCGCCCGCACCGCCCCGCTGGACGACGACGAGGCCGACCCCGACATGCCCGCAGAGTTCCCCGAACGCTGGTCCCGCTTCCTGCCCCCGGAGGACGTCACGGCCCGCCTGCGCACCCACGCGAAGAACAGCCACCACCACCCGAGGCACGGGGAGGGCTCCGAGGACGAGGAGAAGTGA
- a CDS encoding helix-turn-helix domain-containing protein, whose protein sequence is MYSERASRLPDAVVWTNTPTGTGASVGTGAGRVLPDGCMDLLWHDGRLLVAGPDTHAHLTEGGTSSSWAGIRFHPGTAPALLGVPAHELRDRRPDLTDIWPTAEVRRATARVNAAADPARGLEDLALRRAAEAVTPPDPVLRHVVAALDAGRPVAKTADELGLSARQLHRRSLTAFGYGPKTLARILRFRRALALARGGTPYAETATRTGYADQAHLSRDVRDLTGLPLGELLATRSQGRPCVAPHT, encoded by the coding sequence GTGTACAGCGAACGGGCGTCACGGCTGCCGGACGCGGTCGTGTGGACCAACACCCCGACCGGTACCGGTGCCAGTGTCGGTACCGGAGCGGGCCGGGTGCTCCCCGACGGCTGCATGGACCTGCTCTGGCACGACGGACGCCTGCTGGTCGCGGGCCCCGACACCCACGCCCACCTCACCGAGGGCGGCACGTCGAGTTCCTGGGCGGGCATCCGCTTCCACCCCGGCACCGCCCCCGCCCTCCTGGGCGTCCCCGCGCACGAACTGCGCGACCGGCGGCCGGACCTGACGGACATCTGGCCGACGGCGGAGGTGCGCCGGGCGACCGCCCGGGTGAACGCGGCGGCCGACCCGGCGCGCGGCCTGGAGGACCTGGCACTGAGGCGGGCGGCCGAGGCCGTCACCCCACCCGACCCGGTGCTTCGACACGTCGTGGCCGCCCTGGACGCGGGCCGCCCGGTCGCCAAAACCGCCGACGAGCTCGGCCTGAGCGCGCGCCAGCTGCACCGCCGCTCACTCACCGCGTTCGGCTACGGCCCCAAGACCCTGGCCCGCATCCTTCGCTTCCGCCGGGCTCTCGCCCTGGCCCGCGGGGGCACCCCGTACGCGGAGACGGCCACCCGCACCGGCTACGCGGACCAGGCCCATCTGTCCCGCGATGTAAGGGACCTGACGGGCCTGCCGCTGGGCGAGCTACTGGCAACTCGCAGTCAGGGCAGGCCCTGCGTCGCACCGCACACGTGA
- a CDS encoding DUF7224 domain-containing protein produces the protein MRLRTSLRSSSALWALPFVIALTVLYYVIFTRIVIDDSTYGYAPALVSSALRPIYAFTYATAACLGAWEAGRLRQAAVWDLAPARSRFRIAAPALAPVLGVVWLMLLLPVTVALVRNASLPTAASLSPLAMGLSVSAAYTVIGFAVGQLLRPLFAAPLTALGVYLLVGFSASTDSFWVRHILGQYPEMMTYGEQIVLSTLIPHLLPACGVALALALLWTSWGHCTLRSVVACVLVAATTGSAYHWVKDWNYNPPISTGNVAWSCQGESPKICMPADTASRLPAVRRDVTAALTALESADIIAAPRTVVDSIADGRYGRRSTDNTWRIPLTEGADHGRITYLITRAAVRYPCAEPDTTIARQVYYWAATKTGTEDAYIQRLETEGDFTGHKRKRLQSQVGEVLALSRTAQNDWYEQNLAAACARQA, from the coding sequence TTGAGACTCCGCACTTCCCTGCGCAGCAGCAGCGCCCTGTGGGCTCTGCCCTTCGTCATCGCGCTCACCGTCCTGTACTACGTGATCTTCACGCGCATCGTCATCGACGACAGCACCTACGGCTACGCGCCGGCACTGGTCAGCAGTGCCCTGCGGCCGATCTACGCATTCACCTACGCGACGGCGGCGTGCCTCGGCGCGTGGGAGGCCGGCCGACTGCGGCAGGCAGCTGTATGGGACCTGGCCCCCGCGCGCTCCCGCTTCCGGATCGCCGCGCCGGCACTCGCCCCGGTACTGGGCGTCGTATGGCTGATGCTGCTGCTCCCCGTCACTGTCGCACTCGTACGCAATGCCTCACTGCCTACTGCGGCGAGTCTGTCCCCCCTCGCCATGGGCCTGTCCGTGAGTGCGGCCTACACGGTGATCGGGTTCGCGGTGGGGCAGCTACTGCGGCCGCTGTTCGCCGCACCACTGACCGCTCTCGGCGTCTACCTGCTGGTCGGGTTCTCCGCCTCCACCGACAGCTTCTGGGTCCGGCACATCCTCGGCCAGTACCCGGAGATGATGACGTACGGGGAGCAGATCGTACTCAGCACGCTGATTCCCCATCTTCTGCCCGCCTGCGGTGTGGCACTGGCGCTGGCGCTGCTCTGGACCTCGTGGGGACACTGCACACTGCGATCGGTCGTGGCCTGTGTCCTGGTGGCGGCGACCACGGGCAGTGCCTACCACTGGGTGAAGGACTGGAACTACAACCCGCCCATTTCCACCGGCAACGTGGCCTGGAGCTGCCAGGGCGAGTCACCGAAGATATGCATGCCCGCCGACACCGCGAGCAGACTGCCGGCGGTCAGACGTGATGTGACGGCCGCTCTCACAGCCCTGGAGTCGGCAGACATCATCGCCGCGCCCCGCACCGTCGTCGACAGCATCGCCGACGGCCGTTACGGACGCCGTTCCACCGACAACACCTGGCGGATCCCCCTGACCGAGGGTGCGGACCACGGAAGGATCACCTACCTCATCACGCGCGCCGCCGTCCGCTATCCCTGCGCGGAACCCGACACCACGATCGCCCGGCAGGTCTACTACTGGGCCGCGACGAAGACCGGCACGGAGGACGCCTACATACAACGCCTGGAGACCGAAGGTGACTTCACCGGCCACAAGAGGAAGCGGTTGCAGAGCCAGGTCGGCGAGGTTCTTGCCCTGAGCAGGACCGCCCAGAACGACTGGTACGAACAGAACCTCGCGGCGGCCTGTGCGAGGCAGGCATGA
- a CDS encoding GAF domain-containing protein: MDVTHPAGVDTMRVARMLSEVRSATLSGQRAPMAPRPVIEESWERVLRSGVDPDHGVRAGLLSGAEVQRRRESSALRHVLPVLREGLLPFADTTRHIMVVADADGRVLWREGSTAVLRKADGLGFAVGADWREDVVGTNGVGTPAVTGRPVQVFAAEHFMESHAAWTCAGAPLTDPRDGRLIGVVDVSGPLETMHPSTLAWVDAVAKLAEARLREHHLESLERLRSVAAPVLAQVDGRALVVDRYGWTAAVTGMPYLRRLALPASVSAGSRWLPALGRCSLEPLAGGWLVRAADEPVTCAASRIVLDLREPRGASVEVSGGAGSWSRRLSPRHAELLYLLAVQRSGRSAADLAEDMFGDPARTVTVRAEISRVRRYLGGLLEHRPYRFAKSAEVDVLLPDDPRDLLPHSTAPALGGREHRPATGP; this comes from the coding sequence ATGGACGTGACGCATCCGGCCGGCGTGGACACGATGCGCGTGGCCAGGATGCTGAGTGAGGTCCGCTCCGCGACGCTCTCCGGGCAGCGCGCGCCCATGGCGCCCCGGCCGGTGATCGAGGAGTCCTGGGAGCGGGTGCTGCGCAGTGGCGTCGACCCGGACCACGGCGTCCGGGCCGGGCTGCTGTCCGGGGCGGAGGTGCAGCGGCGGCGGGAGAGTTCGGCGCTGCGGCATGTGCTGCCGGTGCTGCGGGAGGGGCTGCTGCCGTTCGCGGACACCACCCGCCACATCATGGTGGTGGCCGACGCCGACGGCAGGGTGTTGTGGCGGGAGGGCAGTACGGCGGTCCTGCGCAAGGCGGACGGCCTCGGTTTCGCGGTGGGCGCGGACTGGCGCGAGGATGTCGTCGGCACCAACGGTGTGGGCACCCCGGCGGTGACCGGGCGGCCGGTGCAGGTGTTCGCCGCCGAGCACTTCATGGAGTCGCACGCGGCCTGGACGTGTGCGGGGGCGCCCCTGACCGACCCGCGGGACGGGCGGCTGATCGGCGTGGTGGATGTGAGCGGGCCGCTGGAGACGATGCATCCGTCCACGCTGGCCTGGGTCGACGCGGTGGCCAAGCTCGCCGAGGCCCGGCTGCGGGAACACCATCTGGAGTCGCTGGAGCGGCTGCGGTCGGTGGCGGCGCCGGTGCTGGCCCAGGTCGACGGACGGGCCCTGGTGGTGGACCGGTACGGATGGACGGCGGCGGTGACCGGGATGCCGTACCTGCGACGGCTGGCGCTGCCCGCTTCGGTGTCGGCCGGGTCGCGGTGGCTGCCGGCGCTGGGCCGGTGCTCGCTGGAGCCGCTGGCCGGGGGCTGGCTGGTGCGGGCGGCGGACGAGCCGGTGACCTGCGCGGCGAGCCGGATCGTACTGGATCTCCGGGAGCCGCGCGGCGCGTCGGTGGAGGTGTCCGGCGGTGCGGGCTCCTGGTCCCGGAGGCTGAGCCCCCGACATGCCGAACTGCTGTACCTGCTGGCCGTGCAGCGGTCCGGCCGCAGCGCCGCGGACCTGGCCGAGGACATGTTCGGGGACCCGGCCCGTACGGTGACGGTGCGCGCCGAGATATCCAGGGTGCGGCGCTATCTGGGCGGTCTGCTGGAGCACCGGCCGTACCGGTTCGCGAAGAGCGCCGAGGTCGACGTCCTGCTCCCGGACGACCCTCGTGACCTCCTGCCGCACTCGACGGCCCCGGCACTGGGCGGCCGCGAGCACCGGCCGGCCACCGGACCCTGA
- a CDS encoding ATP-binding cassette domain-containing protein produces the protein MTLELVSCTYGYGRRRPPILKDFSYRLPDGLTVLLGPNGAGKSTLLKLAASVTRPRRGMVTFDGLEAGSAQYRQAVAWMPQNITPMRSLTAREYVAYVGWLKGMNRRDAWQQAPQALARVELSGQAGTTTSRLSGGQLRRVGVACALVHGARVLLLDEPTAGMDPRQRRVFRDILAELTPTVRVLMSTHDVADLAEEADQVTVLYGGSIVHTGGTREFLAHTPPDAAPGRAAEAAYTAILEGNLIPRFDG, from the coding sequence ATGACCCTGGAGCTGGTTTCCTGCACCTACGGCTACGGCCGCCGCAGGCCCCCCATCCTGAAAGACTTCAGCTACCGCCTGCCGGACGGCCTGACCGTCCTGCTCGGCCCCAACGGAGCAGGCAAGTCGACGCTGCTGAAGCTGGCGGCGTCGGTGACCCGGCCCCGCAGGGGCATGGTGACCTTCGACGGCCTGGAGGCGGGCAGCGCGCAGTACCGGCAGGCCGTGGCCTGGATGCCGCAGAACATCACCCCCATGCGCTCGCTCACCGCCCGCGAGTACGTCGCCTACGTCGGCTGGCTCAAGGGCATGAACCGGCGCGATGCCTGGCAGCAAGCGCCGCAGGCCCTCGCCAGGGTCGAGCTGTCCGGTCAGGCCGGTACGACAACGAGCCGGCTCTCCGGGGGCCAGCTGCGCCGGGTCGGCGTCGCCTGCGCCCTCGTCCATGGAGCACGCGTCCTGCTCCTGGACGAGCCGACCGCAGGCATGGACCCGCGCCAGCGCCGCGTCTTCCGGGACATTCTCGCCGAACTCACCCCGACGGTCAGGGTACTGATGTCCACCCACGACGTCGCCGATCTCGCCGAGGAGGCGGACCAGGTCACCGTGCTGTACGGCGGCAGCATCGTGCACACCGGCGGGACCCGGGAATTCCTGGCCCATACCCCGCCCGACGCCGCCCCCGGCCGCGCTGCCGAGGCCGCCTACACCGCGATCCTGGAAGGCAACCTGATACCTCGATTCGATGGGTGA
- a CDS encoding acyl-CoA dehydrogenase family protein, whose amino-acid sequence MAGTTHTVTNQAPPLAQYDVFTADRALTEAVERHLDPSLLDEGLSELSALGRASGSAQVQEWGVQANENPPRLRTHDRYGHRIDEVDFHPAWHRLLGKGVSAGLTGAWARPGGHVRRAAGFVVWSQVEAGNGCPLSMTHAAVPALRADPALAAEWEPRLTSTVYDRALRPAQEKPGVLFGMGMTEKQGGSDVRANTTSARPLAEDGTYELTGHKWFCSAPMSDAFLVLAQAPGGLTCFLVPRVLEDGSRNVFLIQRLKDKLGNRSNASAEVEFAGTWARRVGDEGRGVRTIIGMVAATRLDCVLGSAGLMRQAVAQAVHHCAYREAFGGKLIDKPLMRNVLADLALESEAATTLALRLAAAYDDGSERERALLRIAVPAAKYWVTKRCAPLAVEAAECLGGNGYVEESGMPRLVRESPLNSVWEGAGNVQALDVLRALSRDPQVLDAYLGEVGQARGADHRLDGAIKDLLTELADLEGAEGRARRLVERLALVLQGSLLVRYAPPQVADAFCAARLGGDGGAAFGTLPHALDLAAVVERARPEV is encoded by the coding sequence ATGGCAGGTACCACGCACACCGTGACCAACCAAGCACCGCCGCTGGCGCAGTACGACGTGTTCACCGCCGACCGGGCGCTGACGGAGGCCGTCGAACGGCATCTGGACCCGTCGCTGCTGGACGAGGGCCTGTCCGAACTGTCGGCGCTCGGACGCGCCTCCGGCTCCGCCCAGGTGCAGGAGTGGGGGGTGCAGGCCAACGAGAACCCGCCCCGGCTGCGCACCCACGACCGGTACGGGCACCGGATCGACGAGGTCGATTTCCATCCCGCCTGGCACCGGCTGCTCGGCAAGGGCGTCTCGGCGGGCCTGACGGGCGCGTGGGCGCGGCCGGGCGGGCATGTGCGGCGGGCGGCGGGGTTCGTGGTGTGGTCGCAGGTCGAGGCGGGCAACGGCTGCCCGCTGTCGATGACGCACGCGGCCGTGCCCGCCCTGCGCGCGGATCCGGCGCTCGCCGCCGAGTGGGAGCCGCGGCTGACGTCGACGGTGTACGACCGGGCGCTGCGGCCCGCCCAGGAGAAACCCGGCGTGCTCTTCGGGATGGGCATGACGGAGAAGCAGGGCGGCAGCGACGTACGGGCGAACACGACGTCCGCGCGGCCGCTGGCCGAGGACGGGACGTACGAGCTGACCGGGCACAAGTGGTTCTGCTCGGCTCCGATGTCGGACGCGTTCCTGGTGCTGGCGCAGGCGCCCGGGGGGCTCACCTGTTTCCTGGTACCGCGCGTGCTCGAGGACGGCTCGCGCAACGTGTTCCTGATCCAGCGGCTCAAGGACAAGCTGGGCAACCGGTCCAACGCGTCCGCGGAGGTCGAGTTCGCGGGGACGTGGGCGCGGCGGGTCGGGGACGAGGGGCGTGGGGTGCGCACCATCATCGGGATGGTGGCGGCGACCCGGCTGGACTGCGTCCTGGGCTCGGCGGGACTGATGCGGCAGGCCGTGGCACAGGCGGTGCACCACTGCGCGTACCGGGAGGCGTTCGGCGGCAAGCTGATCGACAAACCGCTGATGCGCAACGTCCTGGCCGATCTCGCCCTGGAGTCGGAGGCGGCCACCACGCTGGCGCTGCGGCTCGCCGCGGCCTACGACGACGGGAGCGAGCGGGAGCGGGCGCTGCTGCGGATCGCGGTGCCGGCCGCCAAGTACTGGGTGACCAAGCGGTGCGCGCCCCTCGCGGTGGAGGCGGCGGAGTGCCTGGGCGGCAACGGGTACGTGGAGGAGTCGGGGATGCCCCGGCTGGTACGCGAGTCCCCGCTGAACTCGGTGTGGGAGGGCGCGGGCAACGTCCAGGCGCTGGACGTGCTGCGCGCGCTGAGCCGGGATCCGCAGGTGCTGGACGCGTACCTCGGCGAGGTCGGGCAGGCGCGCGGGGCCGATCACCGGCTGGACGGCGCGATCAAGGACCTGCTGACCGAACTGGCCGACCTGGAGGGCGCCGAGGGGCGCGCGCGGCGGCTCGTGGAGCGGCTCGCACTGGTGCTCCAGGGCTCGCTGCTGGTGCGGTACGCGCCGCCGCAGGTCGCCGACGCGTTCTGCGCGGCGCGGCTGGGCGGTGACGGGGGCGCGGCCTTCGGGACGCTGCCGCACGCCCTCGACCTCGCGGCGGTGGTGGAACGGGCCCGACCGGAGGTGTGA